From the Patescibacteria group bacterium genome, the window TGGGGCGGTAGTGTCTCAATTGTGCTTGAAAATCTCAAAAAGCATACTCTAAAAGGGGAAATCGTACTAATTGTGAAGAGGCTGGTCAAATAAGGGTTGCCGATTGATCTCAAAACGGCTATACTAGCGGTGGAAAACGGCGTTGAGAGGAGGGGTACTATGTATTGGACTATTCCGATTTTCCTGTTAGCAGTTTTTGTTTGCTTACGAAAAAAGCGAAAGCTGCAAGCGCAACTCAAGGAACTATATGACGTTCTGTGTGCAACCTACTATACAGAACAGGAACGACAGATAGCAGTGGGGCGAGCATGCGAAATTGCCGTCTTACTGTTTGGCCGGCTTGTTGAGAATTCTCTCGCAAAGCCTATCGTCTTCAAAGGTGAGAAGGTTCTCGCCGTCAAACTGGCAGTGCCCAAGGATTCTCCTTGTACCGTTTTTTTGACGCGCAAAGGCGAGTTTGCTATCAGCCCGACGGACGATAAGTTCGGCACCAAACAGCGCTGTCTCGCGCTGTTGAGCCATGAATACAAAATGGAGGCGCTCAAAATCGCCTTCAAGGAGATGTTCGAAGAACACCTCAAAATCACGGCCTAACGCCCCGATACTGAATCGGGGCATTTTTATTTGGCCATTGAGAGAAGTGATCGCTTTTGTTATCATCTATTTATGAGCAAATATTATATTACGACCCCGATCTATTATATCAACGACGTTCCACATATTGGCCACGCGTACACTACGATCGCGGTGGACGTATTGGCGCGTTATCATCGCGCCAAAGGCGACGATGTTTTTTTCCTGACTGGTACTGACGAACATGGCGCCAAGATAGCTGAGGCGGCTGAAAAATTGGGCAAGACGCCTCGAGAATTTGCGGATGAACTGGTTCCGAAATTTGCTGACGTCTGGAAGAAGTTGAACATTTCATATGACCAATTTTTTCGCACGACCAACCCAAAGCATGAGGAGTATGTTCAGGATTTTGTCGAGGATTTGCAAGAAAATGGCTATATCGAAAAGCGTGAATACGAAGGGCTATACTGTGTCGGATGCGAGAAATTCTTGAAAGAATCAGACCTAGTGGAGGGCTGTTGTCCAGATCACAAGAAGCCACCGGTCAAGCAAAAAGAGGAGAATTATTTCTTCAAGCTGTCAGAACTCCAGGACAAATTGCTTGAGCGGATAGAAAATGGGGAGCTGAAAATTGCCCCCGAATCACGAAAGAACGAGATTGTTGGCAAGATCAAGCAAGGTTTGGAGGATGTCTCGATTTCTCGTGCGGCGGTAGAGTGGGGCGTCTCATACCCAGGCGATTCCAAGCAGACAATTTATGTTTGGATTGATGCCTTGCTCAATTATTACACTGCTTGCGAGATATACGAGAAGGAGAAATTCTGGCCTGCCAGTCTGCATCTGATGGCGAAGGATATCGTCTGGTTTCATGCCGTGATCTGGCCAGCGATGCTGATCGCTCTTGATCTGCCATTGCCCCGCAAGGTCTTTGCCCACGGTTTCTTTACCGTGAATGGCCAGAAAATGAGCAAGACGATTGGCAATGTGATTGATCCAAATGTAATTATCGAGAAATATGGTGCCGATGCAGTCAGATTCTATCTACTCTCCGCCTTCCCTTTTGGCGAAGACGGCGATGTCTCGCTCGAAAAGCTGGCCCTCTCTTACAACAAGCTGGCCAATGATATTGGTAACTTGCTGCAGAGAACAATCTCGATGATGGTCAAGTATAACGTATCAGGTATAACGTATAAGGGAGAAGAAGATTCTGTAATACGTGATACGAAATACGAAATACGAATCGACAAAGAATTAGACAGTCTTGATTTCGCTGGGGCGTTGAAGAAAATCACCGATGTAGCACAGGCAGAGAATAAATATATTGCTGACAGAGAGCCCTGGACTTTGGCAAAAGAGGGCAAGACGGAGGAGCTGACACAAACTTTACAGCATTCATACGATTGCTTGACCTCATTGGCTCAAGTGTTGCAGCCTTTCATGCCAGAAACGGCAGAGAAAATGGCTAGTCAATTAAAATCTCTAGAACCGATGCCACTTTTCCCTCGAATTGAATCATAATTTTTGGAGGAAGATCATGCTTTTTGCATTCCTGGCGTCTCTTTTGAGCGCCGGTGAAGATATTATCAACAAAATAATTTTGGGAAAGATGAAGCTGGCTGTGCAGGAGTATTTGCCGATCGCTTTTGCTTTCATCACCGTGATTTCGCTTTTCCTGGCTCCAATAGATTTTCGTTTTGATTCGACCGTCTTGAGCTTGCCACATTTGCTGATTTTTGTACTGCTGCTCGCTTCTTCTACAATTTGGAATATTCTTCTCGCCAAAAGTATGAAAACAGAGCCGCTTCACGAGTACGAAGCTATTATCCTGACTGTGCCGCTGGCCACCGTGATCATGGCGATGATATTTCTCCCCGGCGAGAGGAACACGAGTGCGATTATCGCTGGTATTGTTTCGACTTTGGCACTGCTAATTTTCAAATTCAAGAAACATCACCTTAATTTTTCCAAAACAGCCTCCCGAACCGCTTTGGCGGTCGTGTTTATCGCCGTTGAAGCCATTTGTATCAAGACTCTGCTCGTTGACCTCTCTCCGGCTCTTCTTTATTTTTTCAGAGTATTCTTCCTCACGATTATCTTCCACATCATCTTCAAACCGAATTATGACATTCTCAAAATTAAGCCAGTCAGGATGGGCTTGCTTGCGGCATCCCTGATCGGCGCTACGCTCATGGTGTTAAAATACTCAGCCTTTGCAGAAATCGGCGTTGTTCACTCCACGATTATCCTCCTCCTGGCGCCACTTCTGACATATCTGGGCTCATATTTCTACTTCAAGGAGCGCCGGAATTTTGTGCCAGACTTAGCTTGCGCTGGAGTTACAATCGCGTGCATAATATATGCAACACTAGCAAGGTAATTATTAATTAGAAATTGGAACACAACGTGTTCATCGATACTCACTGCCATTTGGATTTTCCAGAGTTCAAGACCGAAGTGCCGGGTGTGCTTGGTCGTGCCAAGGAAGCGCACGTCGAGAGACTTGTCAACGTCGGCGTCGATTGCGACACTTCGAAGCATTCAGTTGACCTGGCTCGGAAATATCCCGAAGTATATGCTTCTGTCGGCATCCATCCGCATAGCGCCAAAGAGCTGGACATCGAGTCCAGAGGTTGGTTGATGGCTCTCTCAAATCACGAGAAAGTGGTAGCGATCGGTGAGATAGGGCTCGACTATTATTATCTCAAGCGTTCGAGCAAATATGCACATTATCCTACCCGCGAAGAGCAAATGTTCTGTTTTGAGCAAATGCTTGATCTGGCCATGGAGACAAATCTGCCAGCCATAATTCATGCTCGTGAGGCTGATGCCGATCTTCTCGGGATTTTGAAGTCTTACCACGGCCAACTTCGAGCGGTGATGCACTGCTTCTCGAGCAATTGGGAAGTGGCGGAAAAGTTGATCGATATGGGTTTTGCTCTCTCGTTCACTGGCAATATTACGTATAAAAATCCAGATATTGCGGAGGTGATACGGAAGACTCCGCTAGCCAATATTATGATTGAAACAGATTCTCCTTATTTGGCGCCTGAGCTATACCGTGGCAAGAGAAACGAGCCCGCTTTTGTCGTTGAAGTAGCCAAGAAGATCGCCTTGATCAAGGGGATTTCTTTGGCTGAAGTTGAGATGGAAACGACCAAAAAAGCGATGAAGTTTTTCGGAATTAGATAATCAATAACGGATTACCCCGAGACAAAGTCTTCCCTTCGGGAAAGGGGACCCTTAGGGTCGAATTGTTCAAATTACAAATGTCCAACAGAACAAGTCGCTCGAAAGAGCGGTTTCTGTGTTTAAACACATTGACAAATTGAGCTCAAAGTGATATAATGTATTGGTGATTAGTCAATCACCAACGGCTCTGCCGTAGGCTGATCAACGCAGCTATACAACAAATTCGAGCTGCCCATTTGCATGTTGGGTCGGCTCTCAAGGGAGGAAATCATGCACAAATTTCTGTTATTGGCTGTACAGGTGACCCTCCGGATTATTCTAGGGATCATCCTGGGGATCTGGATAGTACTGTCCTCCATTGTCATGGGCGTGTACTACGCTCTGGAATACGCCTGGCGAAAGCTCAGCGAAGTTCAAGGGCAATGGAACAAGGCGGTTTCGCTCGGCGCCTACCTGGCTCCGATTTTGATCGTCTTGGCACTCGTTCTGTGGTGGCCTCAAAAAAAGGTCCACCGCGTCACCCCGTCTCCACGCTCTGCCCCGACTGCCAAAGCGCCGATCCAGGCGCCAACTCCTGATCAGGTAATCATCCCTGACGTTCCGCAGCCCAATATGCCGATCAAGTCAACGGGAAGCGGAAGCCTTTCAAACGTTCTGGTTATCCTTGACCCGGGTCACGGTGGCAACACCCCCTGGGATGGGGTAGACCCGGGCTGCTACTGGCAGTTCAACGGCCAGGAGTATTATGAGGCGGCGTACACATATCGCATGGCCAAGGAGCTTGGCGATATGGTCCGTGCCGAAGGCGGCGATGTTGCTTACACGGCTTGGTCTCCGACCATGGAGGTGTCGACCTCGCCGCGCGTGGCGATGCCTTTGCCTGTTACTCCGCTTCTCCCGAACGGTGTGAAACTGACCAACAACGGGACAGGCCTCACGGCTCGTGCTGACGCGGCGAACGCTCTGTACCAGGCTCACAAGGCCAAGTACAGGGGCGTCTTCTTCCTCTCGCTGCATATCGACAGTATGGGCGAAGGTTGGGACGGGTTGCATGTCTGCTACGATCGACATGCGTCCGAGATGCCGCGCTTGGCTGAGCTGATCTCGCAAGGGATCAACGAGGGCCGGTATGGCCGACGCTATAAGGGTGTCGCCAAAGAGATAGTCGAAGCTCGTGGCCTCGCAGTGCTGAATCGGAATCATAATCCGTTGAAGCACCGAGTGTTGATCGAGCTTGGGATCCCCGGTGATCCCAATGATTCGTGGCGCCTCAGAAATGAGGGCAACCGCCGGAAAATGCTGGAAAAAGTGGCTCTGCGGCCGCTACTCCAGCTTGCCGAGGAGGTGAAAAAAAGAAAGTGAGGGGGAACTGGCTAGTACCAATTGGTGCTAGCCTTTTCTCGTTTATGGGGGGATGTTGACATAAATTTGGCATCTGATAAGATTTACTGACACCGAAGGGGGGTGCAAAAATGCAAGCAATCAGCGCACACTGGCTGATCTGGCTGATCGGTTTTATCGTTTTTTCGGTACTTTGGCTTTTATGCTATTGCATGAAACTAGTACCGCTGTCGACCAAAGAGCAGATGATGTATGGAATTAGTTCGGCCGGGGACTACTGTTTGATCGTAATCCTTCGGACCGTATCTCTACTCCTTGGCATCACCTGCCTCGTACTTCTGATTCTGGCTTTGATACATGGAGCCAATTGGCTCGGAGCTGGATGTCTCGCACTTCATATCCTGGCCTTAGTATATGGCGCCAAGAGGTTCCTATACTAAAAGAACAGGTGCTTGCCCAGATCGGGCGGGCACTCTGCGGGCAAAAAATGATCGCCCCCACTTGTTGAGGGCTTTTTTGTTGCCAAATTTCAGGCATTATTGACAGGTATTTCGAGAAATGTTACATTACTTGTTACAGTAAACTAGCGAGACAATATTATGAAAACTATTTCTACAAATGAACTTCAGGATCAGATTTCCAAGGTGATTAAGGAAGTCGAAGGCGGGGAAGTCTATCAAATCAGCCGATACTCCAAGTCGGTCGCTTATTTGGTGTCCAAACCAGAGTTTGAAAAATTAATTACTGGTAGCGAATGCAAAGAGTGTATGAAGGACATGCGGAAGATAGCAAAGAAAATTTCTAATTCTTAATTAATAATTTCTAATCAATTACTAATTTTAAATTTCTAATTAATAATTGAATAAAAATTAAGAACTAAAAACTAATAATTATGGAAAATATTTACTTAGACAATGCGGCGACCACCAAACCTGATCAGAAGGTGATTGAGGCGATGAGTCGAGTCTCGGAGGAGGCATGGGGCAATCCATCTTCGATTCACTCTGTCGGCCAGGAGGCGGCCCTTGAGGTTGATAACGGTCGAGAGACCGTAGCTAAGTTTTTGGGTTGCGACGCTACCGAGGTGATATTTACCTCTGGCGGATCGGAAAGCGATAACCTCGCTTTGCGAGGGTTAGTCGGAAGTCTGAGGGCAGAAGCTGGAAGCATTTCCTCAAACCTCAAACCTCAAGCCACTAACACATTACCTCATATCATCACTGGTGCAGGTGAGCATCACGCCGTCCTCCACACTGTACAAGAGCTCGAGAAGGAGGGTTTGATCGAGGCGACCTACCTCAATCCTGATGCGAATGGTTTAATTACTCCAGAACACGTCATCGAGGCGATCAGAGACAATACGATTTTGGTCAGTTTGATGTACGTAAACAATGAGACAGGCGTCGTCACGCCGATTGCCGAGATCGGCAAAAGACTTTTAACTTTCAACTTTGAACTTTCAACTCGAAATAAATCCGCGAAGCGAATTTATTTCCACACTGACGCAGTTCAAGCGGCCGAATGGCTAGATATGAATGTCCAAGATTTGGGCGTTGATTTACTCACTTTTACATCTCACAAGATCCATGGTCCAAAGGGCATTGGAGTATTGTACGCGAAAAAGGGTACGCCGATTAAACATCAAATTAGCGGTGGAGACCAAGAGTTTCGGCTGAGAGCTGGAACGGAAAATGTCGCTTCAATCGCTGGGATCGCACAGGCGATCACAAATATCGAGCGAGGAGCGGCCGATAGAGTTCAAACGTTGCGCGATAGACTAATCGACGGAGTTGTGAAGAATATTTCTGATGC encodes:
- the metG gene encoding methionine--tRNA ligase, translated to MSKYYITTPIYYINDVPHIGHAYTTIAVDVLARYHRAKGDDVFFLTGTDEHGAKIAEAAEKLGKTPREFADELVPKFADVWKKLNISYDQFFRTTNPKHEEYVQDFVEDLQENGYIEKREYEGLYCVGCEKFLKESDLVEGCCPDHKKPPVKQKEENYFFKLSELQDKLLERIENGELKIAPESRKNEIVGKIKQGLEDVSISRAAVEWGVSYPGDSKQTIYVWIDALLNYYTACEIYEKEKFWPASLHLMAKDIVWFHAVIWPAMLIALDLPLPRKVFAHGFFTVNGQKMSKTIGNVIDPNVIIEKYGADAVRFYLLSAFPFGEDGDVSLEKLALSYNKLANDIGNLLQRTISMMVKYNVSGITYKGEEDSVIRDTKYEIRIDKELDSLDFAGALKKITDVAQAENKYIADREPWTLAKEGKTEELTQTLQHSYDCLTSLAQVLQPFMPETAEKMASQLKSLEPMPLFPRIES
- a CDS encoding TatD family hydrolase; translated protein: MEHNVFIDTHCHLDFPEFKTEVPGVLGRAKEAHVERLVNVGVDCDTSKHSVDLARKYPEVYASVGIHPHSAKELDIESRGWLMALSNHEKVVAIGEIGLDYYYLKRSSKYAHYPTREEQMFCFEQMLDLAMETNLPAIIHAREADADLLGILKSYHGQLRAVMHCFSSNWEVAEKLIDMGFALSFTGNITYKNPDIAEVIRKTPLANIMIETDSPYLAPELYRGKRNEPAFVVEVAKKIALIKGISLAEVEMETTKKAMKFFGIR
- a CDS encoding N-acetylmuramoyl-L-alanine amidase translates to MHKFLLLAVQVTLRIILGIILGIWIVLSSIVMGVYYALEYAWRKLSEVQGQWNKAVSLGAYLAPILIVLALVLWWPQKKVHRVTPSPRSAPTAKAPIQAPTPDQVIIPDVPQPNMPIKSTGSGSLSNVLVILDPGHGGNTPWDGVDPGCYWQFNGQEYYEAAYTYRMAKELGDMVRAEGGDVAYTAWSPTMEVSTSPRVAMPLPVTPLLPNGVKLTNNGTGLTARADAANALYQAHKAKYRGVFFLSLHIDSMGEGWDGLHVCYDRHASEMPRLAELISQGINEGRYGRRYKGVAKEIVEARGLAVLNRNHNPLKHRVLIELGIPGDPNDSWRLRNEGNRRKMLEKVALRPLLQLAEEVKKRK
- a CDS encoding type II toxin-antitoxin system Phd/YefM family antitoxin, producing the protein MKTISTNELQDQISKVIKEVEGGEVYQISRYSKSVAYLVSKPEFEKLITGSECKECMKDMRKIAKKISNS
- a CDS encoding cysteine desulfurase family protein — encoded protein: MENIYLDNAATTKPDQKVIEAMSRVSEEAWGNPSSIHSVGQEAALEVDNGRETVAKFLGCDATEVIFTSGGSESDNLALRGLVGSLRAEAGSISSNLKPQATNTLPHIITGAGEHHAVLHTVQELEKEGLIEATYLNPDANGLITPEHVIEAIRDNTILVSLMYVNNETGVVTPIAEIGKRLLTFNFELSTRNKSAKRIYFHTDAVQAAEWLDMNVQDLGVDLLTFTSHKIHGPKGIGVLYAKKGTPIKHQISGGDQEFRLRAGTENVASIAGIAQAITNIERGAADRVQTLRDRLIDGVVKNISDAIVNGGKAPRSPHIANISFLNAEGEAIILNLDFLGIQVSSGSACTSRSLNPSHVLSSMGVPPEKAHGSIRFSLSRETTAEEIDKVIEVLPGIILKLRQMSPFK